A region from the Candidatus Hydrogenedentota bacterium genome encodes:
- a CDS encoding trimethylamine methyltransferase family protein, whose translation MTCAVLTDSQVGQIHESALRLLEHTGCRVQHDGLLARLAQAGARVDAVAGRVRWPETLLTSLLECAPAAYAIRGVENGPWTLGKGQPGVLAITNDPWILDSRCQKPRHPCLDDVRRHTIIAQQLDCVKCVSCMDYPVTDFDDALSSLRALETHVLHHAKHYAVFPASLERLRLWRALGQVLNGGDALDGSGLMSCAVAVLSPLTLSPLNAELLLAACECGMPILPTVCPMAGATAPYTLAGTLLLAHCENLTMAAVTQLLRPGHPFLYGIGPSVTNLRTGHDRYYTLDKALWKAAGVQLARHCGLPGMAECGGAMPGRLDLQTGAESLLFMLAARGSGADLLSGLGSCFNGTGLSAEMMVIQHEWLRAAEFLDRGIAADPARLAIDNMDAAGPGGDFLTDTLTLEYARGGEFFETGLFDYGKGKTLLENAHEEVERLAGGFACPLPEQVQEDVRRFFYDNLWAKNGM comes from the coding sequence ATGACCTGTGCGGTGTTAACGGACAGCCAAGTCGGGCAAATTCACGAGTCTGCGCTGCGGCTCTTGGAACATACAGGTTGCCGTGTGCAGCACGACGGCCTGCTGGCGCGCCTTGCGCAGGCGGGCGCGCGTGTGGATGCCGTGGCTGGCCGGGTGCGCTGGCCGGAGACGCTGCTGACGTCCCTGCTGGAATGCGCGCCCGCGGCCTATGCGATTCGCGGCGTTGAAAATGGGCCGTGGACCTTGGGGAAAGGGCAGCCGGGTGTGCTCGCGATCACGAATGACCCATGGATACTCGATTCCCGATGTCAGAAACCGCGGCATCCGTGTCTGGACGACGTGCGGCGGCACACGATCATCGCGCAGCAGCTCGACTGCGTGAAATGCGTGAGTTGCATGGATTATCCGGTAACGGATTTCGACGATGCCCTCTCCAGTCTTCGTGCACTGGAGACGCATGTGCTCCACCACGCGAAACACTACGCCGTGTTTCCTGCTTCCCTTGAACGGTTACGTCTTTGGCGGGCGCTGGGACAGGTCTTGAACGGCGGCGATGCGCTGGACGGCTCCGGTCTGATGAGTTGCGCGGTGGCGGTGCTGTCGCCGTTGACACTTTCCCCGCTGAATGCGGAATTGCTGCTTGCGGCATGCGAATGCGGCATGCCCATACTGCCGACAGTGTGCCCCATGGCGGGCGCGACCGCGCCTTACACGCTTGCGGGCACGCTGCTGCTCGCGCATTGCGAAAACCTGACCATGGCCGCCGTCACGCAATTGCTGCGGCCGGGACATCCCTTTCTCTACGGCATCGGTCCTTCGGTTACGAACCTGCGGACGGGCCATGACCGGTATTACACGCTGGACAAGGCGCTGTGGAAGGCCGCGGGCGTGCAACTGGCGCGGCACTGTGGACTCCCCGGGATGGCGGAATGCGGCGGCGCGATGCCGGGGCGTCTGGACCTGCAAACCGGGGCCGAAAGCCTGTTATTCATGCTGGCGGCGCGGGGATCGGGCGCGGACCTGCTGTCGGGGCTCGGGTCCTGTTTCAACGGCACCGGGCTGTCCGCGGAAATGATGGTCATTCAGCACGAGTGGCTTCGCGCGGCGGAATTCCTCGACCGGGGTATCGCGGCGGACCCGGCACGGCTCGCGATAGACAACATGGATGCGGCGGGTCCGGGCGGGGATTTTCTGACCGATACGCTGACGCTCGAGTACGCACGGGGCGGCGAATTCTTCGAAACTGGTTTGTTCGACTACGGAAAGGGCAAGACGCTATTGGAGAATGCGCATGAGGAAGTGGAGCGGTTGGCCGGAGGTTTTGCCTGCCCGTTACCAGAGCAGGTGCAAGAAGACGTGCGCCGTTTCTTCTATGATAACCTATGGGCGAAGAATGGTATGTAG